A window of Calorimonas adulescens genomic DNA:
TATAAACCTTAAACTTATAGTATGTTCTTATTCTCCATCGTCTTTTTTGCCTTTTTCATTGAATAACCGACAAACGCTGCTGAGACAGCATATGTGGCTGCAGCTGTCCTAACATTGATAAAACCATCAGGTATATGTATTTTTTACCCTCCTTCAATAAAAAAATCATGAAGAATCAGTCTTCATGACCTACCTGTTCCTTCAATTCTGTTATCAGTT
This region includes:
- a CDS encoding energy-coupling factor ABC transporter permease encodes the protein MHIPDGFINVRTAAATYAVSAAFVGYSMKKAKKTMENKNIL